In one window of Candidatus Sulfuricurvum sp. RIFRC-1 DNA:
- the rnhA gene encoding ribonuclease HI produces the protein MKKITLFSDGSALGNPGPGGFGAILRYGDKERIISGGEEHTTNNRMELLGVIEGLRAIKEPCDVTVISDSSYVIRGINEWLEGWVKRNFAKVKNPDLWQEYIKVSRGHRINGVWVRGHNGHPENEQCDQIAREEAEKYKNALK, from the coding sequence TTGAAGAAAATAACTCTCTTCAGTGATGGCTCGGCATTGGGTAATCCCGGACCGGGGGGATTTGGAGCGATTCTGCGCTACGGCGATAAAGAACGGATTATTAGCGGCGGGGAAGAGCATACGACGAATAATCGGATGGAACTCCTCGGGGTGATAGAAGGTCTTCGTGCGATCAAAGAACCGTGCGACGTCACCGTAATCTCCGATTCGAGCTATGTGATCCGAGGGATTAACGAGTGGCTGGAGGGGTGGGTCAAACGGAACTTTGCCAAAGTCAAAAACCCCGACCTCTGGCAAGAATATATCAAAGTCTCTAGAGGCCACCGTATCAACGGCGTATGGGTTCGAGGACATAACGGTCATCCCGAAAATGAGCAATGTGACCAAATCGCCCGCGAAGAGGCGGAAAAGTATAAAAACGCTTTAAAATAG
- a CDS encoding iron-sulfur cluster assembly scaffold protein, which yields MAKNDLLGGSLWDQYSDKVTTLMNNPNNQGEITQEECDAAGHKLIVADFGAESCGDAVRLYWEVDPATDTIVKSKFKSFGCGTAIASSDMMAELCIGKTVQEAVKITNIDVEKSLRDDPEIPAVPPQKMHCSVMAYDVIKKAAGLYLGVDESSFEDEIIVCECARVSLGTLREVIKLNDLKTIEQVTDYTKAGGFCKSCIKPGGHEAREYYLVDILADVRAEMDQEKMRNAADAGAHGDFEAMTLVQKIKAIDSVVDESIRQFLIMDGGNMEVIDIKDSPDYIDVYIRYLGACNGCASSSTGTLYAIEATLKEKLSQKIRVLPI from the coding sequence ATGGCAAAAAACGATTTATTGGGCGGATCTCTTTGGGATCAGTATTCTGACAAAGTAACAACATTAATGAACAACCCTAACAATCAAGGGGAGATCACTCAAGAGGAGTGTGACGCGGCAGGACACAAGCTTATTGTTGCCGATTTCGGAGCGGAGAGCTGCGGCGATGCCGTTCGTTTGTATTGGGAAGTGGACCCTGCGACTGATACGATTGTAAAATCAAAATTTAAAAGTTTTGGCTGCGGTACGGCGATTGCAAGTTCGGATATGATGGCAGAGCTCTGTATCGGAAAGACGGTACAAGAAGCGGTTAAAATTACCAATATCGATGTCGAAAAATCACTCCGTGATGACCCTGAAATACCGGCTGTTCCACCGCAAAAAATGCACTGTTCCGTTATGGCGTACGACGTTATCAAAAAAGCGGCGGGGCTTTATCTCGGCGTTGATGAGAGCAGTTTTGAAGATGAGATTATCGTGTGCGAATGTGCCCGCGTCAGTCTTGGAACACTTCGTGAAGTGATCAAGCTCAATGATCTCAAAACCATCGAGCAAGTGACCGATTACACTAAAGCGGGCGGATTCTGTAAATCGTGTATCAAACCGGGCGGACATGAAGCGCGTGAGTATTATCTTGTGGATATCCTTGCCGATGTACGCGCTGAAATGGATCAGGAAAAAATGCGCAATGCGGCAGATGCCGGAGCGCATGGTGATTTCGAAGCGATGACATTGGTTCAAAAGATCAAAGCGATTGACAGCGTAGTCGATGAGTCAATTCGTCAGTTTTTGATTATGGACGGCGGAAATATGGAGGTTATCGATATCAAAGATTCTCCTGATTATATCGACGTGTATATTCGCTATTTGGGTGCCTGTAACGGCTGTGCGAGTTCAAGTACGGGGACATTGTACGCTATTGAAGCGACGCTTAAAGAGAAACTTTCACAGAAAATCCGCGTTCTTCCAATCTAA
- a CDS encoding NifS family cysteine desulfurase: MQVYLDNNATTMVDPAVVEAMVPYFSEIYGNPNSLHRFGTASHPAITKAINQMYKAINASDKDDIIFTSCATESNNWVLKSVWIDKIVNGDKNHIVTSEIEHPSVLSTCRFLEEQGVKVTYLPVNDQGIVEAHTLRSFITDKTALVSIMWANNETGMIFPIKEMGEICKEKGVLFHTDAVQAVGKIPVDMQEVHVDFLSMSAHKFHGPKGIGALYIRNSEALTPLLHGGEHMGGRRSGTLNVPYIVGMGKAIELATENIAEKMGLIRAKRDRLEDALLSGLSDVMVVGNRENRTPNTILISIRGVEGEGMLWDLNNALIGASTGSACASEDLEANTVMLAIGADNELAHTGIRLSLSRFTTDAEIDYVIERFRGAVLRLRAISSSYAIVQPTAGGEATACGIHH; this comes from the coding sequence ATGCAAGTCTATTTGGACAACAACGCGACAACGATGGTCGATCCTGCCGTCGTAGAGGCGATGGTTCCGTATTTTAGTGAGATTTACGGAAACCCGAACTCACTGCATCGTTTTGGTACCGCATCACACCCTGCGATTACAAAAGCGATTAATCAGATGTACAAAGCGATTAACGCGAGCGATAAAGATGATATTATTTTTACCTCATGCGCTACCGAATCGAACAACTGGGTCTTGAAATCGGTATGGATTGATAAGATTGTAAACGGGGATAAAAACCATATCGTTACCAGTGAAATCGAACATCCCTCCGTCCTCTCTACCTGTAGATTCCTCGAGGAACAAGGGGTCAAAGTAACCTATCTTCCGGTGAACGATCAAGGGATTGTTGAAGCCCATACGCTTCGTAGTTTCATTACCGATAAAACGGCGCTTGTCTCCATCATGTGGGCAAACAACGAAACAGGGATGATCTTCCCGATCAAAGAGATGGGTGAAATCTGTAAAGAGAAAGGGGTTCTTTTCCATACAGATGCGGTTCAGGCTGTCGGTAAAATTCCGGTTGATATGCAAGAAGTTCATGTTGATTTTTTATCAATGTCCGCCCATAAATTTCACGGTCCTAAAGGGATCGGAGCCTTGTATATCCGCAATTCGGAAGCGCTTACCCCATTGTTACACGGCGGAGAACATATGGGAGGACGCCGATCGGGTACTCTCAATGTCCCTTATATTGTAGGGATGGGAAAAGCGATCGAGCTGGCAACAGAGAATATCGCTGAAAAAATGGGTTTAATCCGTGCTAAACGTGACCGCTTGGAAGATGCGCTACTCTCAGGGCTCAGTGACGTAATGGTCGTCGGAAACCGCGAGAACCGAACACCGAATACGATTTTGATCTCCATTCGCGGGGTTGAAGGGGAGGGGATGTTGTGGGATCTGAACAATGCTCTCATCGGTGCCTCTACCGGTTCGGCCTGTGCCTCGGAAGATCTCGAAGCAAATACGGTCATGCTGGCGATCGGTGCCGATAATGAGTTAGCCCATACGGGGATTCGTTTGAGCCTCAGCCGTTTTACGACAGACGCGGAGATCGATTATGTGATCGAGCGTTTTAGAGGCGCTGTTTTAAGATTACGCGCTATTTCAAGTTCGTATGCAATTGTACAACCCACTGCCGGCGGTGAAGCAACCGCATGCGGAATACATCACTAA
- a CDS encoding PhoH family protein has protein sequence MLSTTQNCYLLDTSVILDDPTNILRISDENHNGIVITNIVLAELNSKKDDMRSEAGFQAREFFRLADAAWGEPISFIELPECVRKHVDMDACKNDRYYRLALNYDRSLHGGEANLIDLFIVHRENYRISHNFSEPKGINDAKIGEIADDYDLTLLSNDMSFRIAAEIRGIRTQSIRNSSVEAPEQIDFTYTYEYEETPAIPEGVEHHNFDQITFVQKALSTTSEMYETGIQRHAFSFNNQIEWCDFDRRFGEHFNEEFVRPLNLEQKFYYAMMTHPQNYVSVVSGSTGSGKTLVALQAGLELVEEGIVEGIVYARNTVTSNDQQAELGFRKGDEEQKLGFFMYPLYAAVNFTIEHQSKRSIDARVEYTGNTNSVKRENATEVFMKKYNIEVMDIAHMRGTTISRKFVIIDEAQNMTNATLKLIGTRMGDETRLVVMGDPGQIDHPFLSKRRNALVSLLNKAQHNNFIAGIQLRHTIRSQVADWFDKNF, from the coding sequence GTGCTGAGTACGACTCAAAACTGCTATCTCCTTGACACTTCCGTTATTTTAGATGATCCCACCAACATTTTACGAATCAGTGATGAAAATCACAACGGTATCGTTATCACTAACATCGTTTTGGCTGAACTCAACAGTAAAAAAGACGATATGCGCTCCGAAGCGGGCTTTCAGGCTCGGGAATTTTTCCGCCTTGCTGATGCTGCATGGGGCGAGCCGATCAGTTTTATAGAGCTTCCTGAGTGTGTTCGCAAGCATGTTGATATGGATGCATGTAAAAATGACCGTTACTACCGGTTAGCCCTCAATTATGATCGCTCCCTCCACGGAGGTGAGGCGAATCTCATCGACCTCTTTATCGTCCACCGTGAAAATTACCGTATATCTCACAATTTTTCAGAGCCGAAAGGGATCAATGATGCCAAAATCGGTGAGATTGCCGATGATTACGACCTTACCCTCCTTAGCAATGATATGTCCTTTCGCATCGCCGCCGAGATTCGGGGAATCCGTACCCAGAGTATCCGCAACAGCAGTGTCGAAGCACCGGAACAAATCGATTTTACTTACACGTATGAGTATGAAGAGACTCCGGCAATCCCGGAGGGTGTCGAACACCATAATTTTGACCAAATCACTTTTGTCCAAAAGGCACTCAGCACCACCTCTGAGATGTATGAAACGGGAATCCAACGTCACGCATTCAGCTTCAATAACCAAATCGAGTGGTGTGATTTCGATCGACGTTTCGGGGAACACTTCAACGAAGAGTTTGTCCGTCCTCTGAATCTGGAGCAAAAGTTTTATTACGCAATGATGACCCATCCGCAAAACTATGTTAGCGTTGTCTCCGGTTCAACCGGATCGGGAAAAACCCTCGTTGCCCTCCAAGCTGGGCTGGAACTGGTCGAAGAGGGAATTGTAGAGGGGATCGTCTATGCCCGTAATACCGTGACTTCGAACGATCAGCAAGCGGAACTTGGATTTCGAAAAGGGGATGAGGAGCAAAAGCTCGGCTTTTTCATGTATCCCCTTTATGCTGCCGTCAACTTTACGATTGAGCACCAAAGCAAACGCTCCATCGATGCACGCGTCGAGTATACCGGCAATACTAACTCGGTGAAACGGGAAAACGCCACCGAAGTGTTTATGAAAAAATACAATATCGAGGTCATGGATATCGCCCATATGCGGGGAACAACCATTTCACGCAAATTTGTAATCATCGACGAAGCACAAAACATGACCAATGCCACTCTCAAACTGATCGGAACCCGCATGGGAGATGAAACACGCCTCGTGGTCATGGGTGACCCGGGACAAATCGACCATCCGTTCCTCTCCAAACGACGCAATGCCCTTGTGAGCTTGCTGAACAAAGCACAGCACAACAACTTTATTGCAGGGATTCAGTTGCGACATACGATACGAAGTCAGGTAGCGGATTGGTTTGATAAGAATTTTTAG
- the rnc gene encoding ribonuclease III, giving the protein MDNLTTLQERLGYTFQNKELLIEALTHKSYKQPYNNERLEFLGDAVLDLIVGEYLYSKFRGYDEGKLSKMRASLVNEEGFTALALHLDLGGYIYLSNAEENNSGRTKSSLLSNAFEALMGAIYLETGLGKVQEITIDLLEHVHPDISLDSLFKDYKTSLQELTQAHYGTTPEYQLIAAHGPDHKKEFEVAVIIDGKRYASAQGKSKKQAQQEAAQIALEMLSKELK; this is encoded by the coding sequence ATGGATAACTTAACCACCCTGCAAGAACGCTTAGGGTACACATTTCAAAACAAAGAGCTCCTTATTGAAGCGCTGACGCATAAAAGCTACAAACAGCCCTACAATAATGAGCGCTTGGAGTTTTTGGGAGATGCGGTACTCGATCTCATCGTCGGTGAATACCTCTATAGCAAATTTCGCGGATACGACGAGGGGAAACTCTCAAAAATGCGCGCATCACTCGTCAACGAAGAGGGTTTTACCGCTCTCGCCCTCCACTTGGATCTTGGAGGATATATCTATCTCTCCAATGCCGAAGAGAACAACAGCGGTCGAACCAAAAGCTCACTCCTCTCGAATGCGTTTGAAGCACTCATGGGGGCAATCTACCTCGAAACCGGTTTGGGCAAAGTGCAGGAGATTACCATTGATCTCCTCGAACACGTCCATCCTGATATTTCGCTCGATTCACTCTTTAAAGACTATAAAACTTCTCTCCAAGAGCTGACCCAAGCCCATTACGGAACCACTCCCGAATATCAGCTCATCGCCGCTCACGGCCCCGATCATAAAAAAGAGTTTGAAGTTGCCGTTATCATCGACGGCAAGCGATACGCCTCCGCTCAGGGAAAAAGTAAAAAACAAGCCCAGCAAGAGGCGGCGCAAATCGCCCTTGAGATGCTGTCAAAGGAGCTCAAATGA
- the aroC gene encoding chorismate synthase, whose protein sequence is MNRFGERFTITTFGESHGKAIGCVLDGVPAGLEIDEAFIQSELDRRKPGQNEFATARKEEDKVEILSGVFEGFSTGTPIAMVIYNTDQKSGDYSNVKDIFRPGHADFTYFHKYGLRDYRGGGRSSARETAARVAGGAIAKLMLRSLGIEFASGISAIHGIEAQSLDFSYPKNSPIYALDASVEEAQKAAILTAKNAHDSVGGVATVKISHLPIGLGQGLYYKLDAVLAEAMMGINAVKAVEIGEGIHSAELLASQNNDPITPDGFKTNHSGGILGGMSNGDDVILRVHFKPTPSIFIDQESIDTHNESINVSLKGRHDPCVAVRGSVVAESMAALVVADMLLLNMGSTMNGVKNYYV, encoded by the coding sequence ATGAATCGGTTTGGTGAACGTTTTACCATAACAACATTCGGCGAATCCCACGGCAAAGCGATCGGCTGTGTTCTCGACGGTGTCCCTGCCGGACTCGAAATCGATGAAGCGTTTATTCAAAGCGAACTCGATCGCCGCAAACCGGGGCAGAACGAGTTTGCTACCGCACGCAAAGAAGAGGATAAAGTTGAGATCCTCAGCGGCGTATTCGAAGGATTTAGCACCGGAACACCGATAGCGATGGTGATCTACAACACCGACCAAAAGAGCGGTGATTACAGCAATGTCAAAGATATTTTTCGTCCGGGTCATGCAGACTTTACCTATTTTCACAAATACGGTCTCCGCGACTATCGCGGCGGCGGACGCTCATCAGCACGCGAAACGGCGGCGCGCGTTGCGGGAGGAGCGATTGCGAAACTCATGCTCCGTTCTTTGGGGATCGAGTTTGCCAGCGGTATCAGTGCTATCCACGGCATCGAGGCACAAAGTCTGGATTTCTCGTATCCAAAAAACAGCCCTATCTATGCCCTTGACGCGAGCGTAGAAGAGGCTCAAAAAGCGGCAATTTTAACGGCTAAAAATGCTCATGATTCGGTCGGAGGCGTTGCTACAGTCAAAATTTCACATCTTCCTATCGGCTTAGGACAGGGGCTTTATTACAAACTCGATGCAGTGTTGGCAGAGGCAATGATGGGAATCAATGCCGTCAAAGCGGTTGAAATCGGCGAGGGAATTCACAGTGCAGAGCTCCTCGCCAGCCAAAATAACGACCCAATCACTCCAGATGGTTTTAAAACCAATCACTCCGGTGGCATTTTAGGGGGGATGAGCAACGGGGATGATGTCATCTTGCGCGTTCACTTCAAACCGACCCCGTCGATTTTCATCGACCAAGAAAGTATCGATACCCATAATGAGTCTATCAATGTCTCTCTCAAAGGTCGTCATGATCCCTGCGTCGCTGTACGCGGTTCTGTCGTTGCCGAATCCATGGCGGCACTTGTCGTTGCCGATATGCTACTGCTCAACATGGGTTCAACAATGAACGGCGTAAAAAACTACTACGTATAA